The genomic interval ACTCGCTTTTGGTCATTCGCACTCTCGCCAAAAGGACGAATGCCAGGTGTAATAGTTAAAAATGTGCTACAAGTTGCCTTTTTTATTGCTAAACTCTCCTGCACTGAACACACTACCCCATCAATCCCTGCCTGAAATGCTAAAGAAGCAAGTTTGAGTGTGTGGGAAAAAAGTGAAGCATTGTAAATCTCCATAAAACTCTCATTATCAAAGCTTGTGAGCGCACTTACACCTACGATTAAGGGCATATTACTTTGATTTTCTTTAAGCTTTGCAATAGTCCTCATTGCTTCAAATCCACAGCTTGTATGAATGGTAAGCATATCAATGCCAATTTTTTGCATCTCTATAATCGTCTCAAGCATTGTATTTGGAATATCATAAAGTTTTAAATCAAGGAAGATTCTATAATCGCCGTATTTTTTAAGCTTTTCTATACCTTTTATGCCATCACGCACAAAGCTTCTTAAACCAACTTTAAGCCATATATCGTGTTTTTGACATTGAGAAAGAGAATCTAATGCTTGAAGCAACATAAGATTATCTTGCAAATGTGGATTATCAAGAGCAATACACAATTTCATTTAAGATTCCTTGCCTAAGGCGTCATTTATAATATCTTGTGTTTTGCTGCAATCTTCACTTTTTTTATTTTTTGTATGTGCCTTACTGAGCGCATCAAGCACACCATTAATAAAACGTGGTGCATTATCTTCGCCACCATACATTTTCCCAAGCTCCACTGCTTCATTGATTATTACAGGTGTATCCGTTTCTGTATAAAGAATTTCAAAAGCTCCAAGTCTTAGCATCGCGCGCTCCATTCCACCAAGTCGTGAAAATTCCCATTCCTTTAAATAGGGAGCAATGCACAAATCAATCTGAGAAAGATGCTCTATCACACCCTGCAAAAGTGAAAAAGCAAAATCTTGCTGCTTATTTTTAATCTTTTTTTCCTCAAGCATACTCCGCGCAATTTCAATGATACTTTCATTTCCTAAATCATAGGCATAAAGCATACCAATAACTGCCTCTCGTGCCTGTGTGCGTGTTGCCATAAATTACTCTTTAAGCTCCAATTTTACGATAGAGATTGATAAGCTCAATGAGACTAGCCATTGCTTCAAAGCCCTTATTTCCAACCTTTGTTCCAGCACGTTCAATAGCTTGTTCAATACTATCAGTTGTAAGAACACCAAAAGTTACAGGTGCGCCATATTTAAGCGTAACATTCGCTATGCCTTTAGTCGCCTCTGCAGAAACATAATCAAAATGTGGTGTAGAGCCTCGTATCACTGCACCCAAACAACAAATACCATCATACTCGCCTTGTGAGAGAATCTTTTGTAATGCAAATGGAATCTCATACGCACCAGGAACAAGCACCAAATCAAGCAAATCATCGCGTCCGCCGTGTCGCACAAAACAATCTTTAGCGCCTTCTACCAATCTATCTGTAATCAAATGATTAAAGCGAGAACTAATAATTGCAATTCTCTCATCACCTATAAGCTGTAATTTACCCTCAATAATGTTCATTATTCACTCCTCTTGACTGATTTTAGAATCTATTTGCCATTTTTATGTTGTGTAAGATTTTCAATATCATACAACTGCTCTATAAGTGGAATAAGTGCATTTGTTTGCACCATATTTGGTCCATCACTTAAAGCTTCTTTTGGATTTAGATGTGTTTCCATAAAAAATCCATCTACACCTACTGCAGCCGCAGCTCTAGCGAGATAAGGCACAAATGAGCTGTCTCCTCCACTTTTACCTCCTGCTGCACCGGGCATTTGCACACTATGCGTAGCATCAAAAATCACAGGTGCAAAAGAGCGCATTATCACCAAAGAGCGCATATCAACGACAAGATTCCCATAACCAAAAGTGCTCCCACGCTCTGTAAGCCATATACCATATTTTTGCGACTGCTCATAGGTAGCTTGCGTGCCTCCACGCGTTTTAATTGCCTTTAATACGCTATGTTGCATATCGGAAGGATTCATAAATTGCCCTTTTTTGATATTCACAATGCGTTCAGTTTTTGCTACCTCAACTATTAAATCTGTTTGACGACACAAAAATGCAGGGATTTGTATCACATCTGCTACTTTTGCAATATGCTTTGCTTGATAGCTTTCGTGTATATCAGTAATAATTTTATATCCAAATTGTTTTTTAATTTCAGAAAGTAATTCAAGTCCTTTTTCTAACCCAGGTCCGCGATAGCTCTCTAAACTCGTGCGATTCGCCTTATCAAAACTTGCCTTAAAATAAAAATCAATATGTGCCTTTTCACTCAAAGGCTTTAATGCCTGCGCTACTGCACTTAGTGCTTCATAACTTTCAATTACGCAAGGTCCGCTCATTAAAATCATTTTCTCTCCTTTATGATTTAATTTTATTAATTGGCTTAAATTCGCGTTGTATCATATTATAATTAAGAATCTCTCCTGTTTCAATAATATAATACCACCCATAAATATTAAGCTCTCCTCTATCAAAACGCTCTTCCACAAAAGGATAAGTCATTAGATTCTCAAGCTGATGTTCAATATTAACCTGCTCCATAAGCCACCTACGCTTTGCCTTTGAGCCGGGTTTAAGTGCATCAACTTTTTGTTTAACCGGCTCTAAAAGTTCAATCCATTTTTTGACATAAGGCGCTTTTTCTAGCTCCTCTGGTGGTTCATAAATAGCAGAACACGCACCACAATCACTATGCCCACAAATAATAACATTTTTAATGCCCAAAATACTCAGCGCATATTCAATACCCGAAGTCGTTGCTAAATATCCTCCACGTATGCCTTTATCGCTTCCAAGATAGGGTGGGACAATATTTCCCATATTGCGTATGACAAACAAATCTCCAGGTAAAGAATTTGTGATAAGATTTGGCACAACACGAGAATCTGTGCAAGTAATAAGCAATGTATGAGGCTCTTGTCTTTTTTTAAGACTTTCATAAAGCTCTTTATGCTCATTAAAGTCTTCCTCACGAAACTTGATTGCCCCTTCAAATAACTCTTTCATACCTCTTTTTCCCCTTGTGTTTAATCTATGTC from Helicobacter hepaticus ATCC 51449 carries:
- the pyrF gene encoding orotidine-5'-phosphate decarboxylase; protein product: MKLCIALDNPHLQDNLMLLQALDSLSQCQKHDIWLKVGLRSFVRDGIKGIEKLKKYGDYRIFLDLKLYDIPNTMLETIIEMQKIGIDMLTIHTSCGFEAMRTIAKLKENQSNMPLIVGVSALTSFDNESFMEIYNASLFSHTLKLASLAFQAGIDGVVCSVQESLAIKKATCSTFLTITPGIRPFGESANDQKRVANLQEAREAMSDFVVIGRPIYKDENPLSVVERILAFQR
- the nusB gene encoding transcription antitermination factor NusB translates to MATRTQAREAVIGMLYAYDLGNESIIEIARSMLEEKKIKNKQQDFAFSLLQGVIEHLSQIDLCIAPYLKEWEFSRLGGMERAMLRLGAFEILYTETDTPVIINEAVELGKMYGGEDNAPRFINGVLDALSKAHTKNKKSEDCSKTQDIINDALGKES
- the ribH gene encoding 6,7-dimethyl-8-ribityllumazine synthase; protein product: MNIIEGKLQLIGDERIAIISSRFNHLITDRLVEGAKDCFVRHGGRDDLLDLVLVPGAYEIPFALQKILSQGEYDGICCLGAVIRGSTPHFDYVSAEATKGIANVTLKYGAPVTFGVLTTDSIEQAIERAGTKVGNKGFEAMASLIELINLYRKIGA
- the kdsA gene encoding 3-deoxy-8-phosphooctulonate synthase; this encodes MILMSGPCVIESYEALSAVAQALKPLSEKAHIDFYFKASFDKANRTSLESYRGPGLEKGLELLSEIKKQFGYKIITDIHESYQAKHIAKVADVIQIPAFLCRQTDLIVEVAKTERIVNIKKGQFMNPSDMQHSVLKAIKTRGGTQATYEQSQKYGIWLTERGSTFGYGNLVVDMRSLVIMRSFAPVIFDATHSVQMPGAAGGKSGGDSSFVPYLARAAAAVGVDGFFMETHLNPKEALSDGPNMVQTNALIPLIEQLYDIENLTQHKNGK
- a CDS encoding carbonic anhydrase produces the protein MKELFEGAIKFREEDFNEHKELYESLKKRQEPHTLLITCTDSRVVPNLITNSLPGDLFVIRNMGNIVPPYLGSDKGIRGGYLATTSGIEYALSILGIKNVIICGHSDCGACSAIYEPPEELEKAPYVKKWIELLEPVKQKVDALKPGSKAKRRWLMEQVNIEHQLENLMTYPFVEERFDRGELNIYGWYYIIETGEILNYNMIQREFKPINKIKS